The Humulus lupulus chromosome 7, drHumLupu1.1, whole genome shotgun sequence region CCGTACAGCTCTTCAATGATTAAAAGtaaacttcaaaaaaaaaatggCATGTAGAATCTAACTAAACTCAATCAGCAGTTGCAAACTTGATACCTTCACCAAAATAAAACCAACTTTTGCCTGTGTGCCTAAATATAAATAGTATATGACTAAAAAGAGAATCCAAACAAAACACACAATGCTAAGCAACAAATATTCGAAATTGCATACAGTAAATCCATACCAAATCTTGTTCAGCAtcttaaattcaaattaaaaaatcaaaaccGACATCAGTTTGTTCATAACCAATTTGTACCAATTTTTTAGAACCCTATTTAACATAAGATAAGGCTAATCAATTGTCATACAATCAAACTAAATGCACCACTTTGAAACTGGAGCAATGCAATACAATCAAACTGAATGCAATAGCTTCTGTTGTATAATTCTAAACATCAATCCTACATATCCTCAATAACTAAAAGTCTAAAAGTAAACttccagcaaaaaaaaaaaacattacaaacaataaaagagaagaaaaaaattaatactATATGAAAACATACTACTTCCAAATCAGGATATTACGCAAAATtccaaacaaagaaaatgaaactAAAGACACAACAAGTACGAACAGGGGAAAAAATGGAAGCAGAACTCCAACAAGGAGTCACCGTCCTCTTAAAAGAGCTTCGTCCAACTCCTCATGCGACGATGGAAACAATTCAATATATCGACTACCAAGAGTCATTCTATCCTTTGCCATTGCTGCTTTAGAATCTTCAGCTGTTGCAAACTCCACAAATGCTTCCCCAGTTGGCCTCCCTTCTGAATTCAAGGTGAAATGAATCGAGTCTTCTATcaacataaaatccttaaaaaactCAATAATATCATCTTTGCCAGCAGAAAATGGCAATCCCCTCAACCTTAATATCCCTGTATGTTCGGCGGTATCCTTCCCTTCATCATAAGATTTAGACCTTGGGATGCTCCGGCGAGGGGAGCCACCACCACGAGAATCTAAAACTTCACTAGCAATTGCCTTGTAATATTCCTGCCTCTTACTTCTGAATACTTCAACATATCTCCTGCCCATGTTCTGCCTATTCCTTTGAAGTGCAAAGTCAACTTGAAGGGGATACCCAAAAACACAAAAAGCTTCTCCTGAGAACTTTCCATTCTTGTGGACAAACAGAACATCAACTATGTCCAGACCATGGAAGAACTCAGCCACATGAACTTCTGTACAATCAAATGGCAGACCACGAAGTTTGACTACTGGGAAAGGTGGAGGTTGTCCTACATAAGCAAAAGGAGTTGGGTTGTACATAAAACTTGGACCAGGGGAAGTCCCATAAAATGAAGAGCCCTGTTCAACTACCCGCTGACGCTTTGCACCCATTTCACGCCCATCCCCACCATCGGCATATTTACTTTATGTTCCATTAATCATCAATCAACAGCAAAAAACAATGGAAAGCATCAATAAATAGTGCTATTCTAAAGAGATCAATAAAATGGAAATGCTTTGCACTGAATTATATCGAGATACACGTTCTTCTTTTTTCCATTAAGAAACATCTAAAACTCAAAAAACaagtgaaggaatataaggtattcccaaataaacaacaaaattttctagaaatctaatcaatttaaaagataattttaaaaCCAGATGACACTGATactcacataaatttcaaaatagATTATTCCGTCCCCCCTCATATCACTTTAAAACGATTATACATGAACTTATTGATAGCTTTACCTGAAGAAAAGCTTTAATTCTATTGAACATGCGGATGTGGACAAGAAAACAAGAAGACTAATCATCTAAACAAcaaccactaccacaaccacaaATTACAGAAGGTATTAGAGATATTTcacggtttggtttggtttggttacTGGAGAAGTTGGCTTTGGCTCTAAAGCAAATTTAGATGTTGAAAAACAGATAGATTCTACATCCACTTACTAAAAGTTCATAGAATATTTCAttactcttcttttcttttcttttcttttttcataaTTAAAAACAGAAAAATACCTCCCAATTCCCATGGCTATATGCGTTATACTTAGTTCCAAATTATCATTATTACACCACTAATCCAACTGGAACAAAAAGATAATTAAATACCCACAAAAAAATTATGAGTATATAATACTTGTACAAAGCTGTTATCCCTCAACAAGATCAGAACCCCCAGTAAAAACTTGTTAAGGCTCAATCTTTAATAGAATACCATATTCCcaatactttaaaaaaaaaaaaagggtaatcAAAATCGATTATGAGCTAACCCAAAAATTAACAACAAGACATGAACTTAACTTCAACTTCATTCATTTCAGGGTAATTAATTCCAACTCAACCCTAAAATCTATTTCAAATACTTATTAAAAAAGGGGTTAATTCGGAAAAACTAGCAAGAACCATAAAAAAAGTCAGAAATCCAAATCTGGGTACAGTTAACATTGAAGAATACCAAGGAAAAAAAAGACATACCCTCTATGGAACATTGAAGTGGTTTCAAGTTTTAGAAACGGGTTTGCGACGAAAGCACCTGAGAGCTCCTTTCTCTGTCTGTATGCGTCCGTGTTcgaagaagaaaaaagagagaaattTAGTCGAACACTATTGCTCATCTATGGCTTTTCGGTCATTCAAACGACGTAGTTTCTTTACTCAAAGCCCAATGAAGGCCCATCTTTTGAGTGGGCTCTACGAATGTAAAGGATGTATAGATTTAtaccactttttttttctttagtagGAAATCACGTGTTTCACCAAGTAAAAATGTTTGGTTTTACAAATGATCCAATCCAACCATTGTTTCTTTCTATAATTAACTATAATATTTGTTGAGGCATGAAATAGTAGAGTGCCTCAAAAATAGGAAATGATCTAGAGAATATTGAAATAAATGATGAATTTAGTGGATACTGAGATAAGGATAATGAATAATGATTAAGACACATTCATGTTACACACTTAAAATGCACACAATTATGTGACATGAATCTTAAAACATTTTTTTTCAAGTTTAGGATACATGTCACATCATTATCCCTAGCATTACTCTAAAAAATAA contains the following coding sequences:
- the LOC133790435 gene encoding uncharacterized protein LOC133790435 isoform X1; the encoded protein is MSNSVRLNFSLFSSSNTDAYRQRKELSGAFVANPFLKLETTSMFHRGKYADGGDGREMGAKRQRVVEQGSSFYGTSPGPSFMYNPTPFAYVGQPPPFPVVKLRGLPFDCTEVHVAEFFHGLDIVDVLFVHKNGKFSGEAFCVFGYPLQVDFALQRNRQNMGRRYVEVFRSKRQEYYKAIASEVLDSRGGGSPRRSIPRSKSYDEGKDTAEHTGILRLRGLPFSAGKDDIIEFFKDFMLIEDSIHFTLNSEGRPTGEAFVEFATAEDSKAAMAKDRMTLGSRYIELFPSSHEELDEALLRGR
- the LOC133790435 gene encoding uncharacterized protein LOC133790435 isoform X2; this encodes MFYRGKYADGGDGREMGAKRQRVVEQGSSFYGTSPGPSFMYNPTPFAYVGQPPPFPVVKLRGLPFDCTEVHVAEFFHGLDIVDVLFVHKNGKFSGEAFCVFGYPLQVDFALQRNRQNMGRRYVEVFRSKRQEYYKAIASEVLDSRGGGSPRRSIPRSKSYDEGKDTAEHTGILRLRGLPFSAGKDDIIEFFKDFMLIEDSIHFTLNSEGRPTGEAFVEFATAEDSKAAMAKDRMTLGSRYIELFPSSHEELDEALLRGR